A segment of the Nasonia vitripennis strain AsymCx chromosome 2, Nvit_psr_1.1, whole genome shotgun sequence genome:
CTCGGGCGCGTTGCCGTGCAGGACGGCCAGCAGGTCGGCCACGAGGGCCGGCACGTAGTCGAGGAGCAGGCGCATGGCCAAGTAGAGCAGGAAGTTGGTGGCGAACAGGACGTAGGGCCTGCGCCTGCTCTTGGCGGAGACGAGGGCGCCCGGGTCGTCCATGATCTTCTCCTTGATCTGGCGCATGGTGATCGGCCGCTCCTGGCTCGTGCCGAAGTTGTAGACGAAGGCCCCCGGCTCGACTTGCCTGCGGGAGAGCATACGTATCTGATGTTTATCTCAGTGTGCACGGGGGCGGGATTCGGGGATCGCACTGCGTACCAGCGGTCGACGGCGTCCCAGGCGCAGACGAGCATGGCGTTGACGCTCAGGTCGGCGGGCACCAGGTCGATCGGGTAGTCGACGCTGTAGATCACGTGGACCGCGCCCATGGCGATCTTGAGGAAGAAGCGAGCCGGGCCGTTCTTCCCGTCGACGAAGCCGGGCTGCGGCTCCTTGTGGCTCGACACGACTGTTGCgagtggagagagagatagagagagagagagagagagagagagagagcgacgcgGATTGGCTCGTACGTACCGGCGCTGGGTCGGAAGACGCAGCAGGCGAAGGGCGACCTGGCCGCGTGCTGCCGCACGAGCTCCTCGGCGGTGGCCTTGCTGTAGGCGAAGATGTTGGGCCACTCGCCGAGCAGCATCTCGAGCGCGTCCTTGGTGAGGCCGCTGGGCGCGGCGTCGGCCTCGAGCATGTCCGCGACCGTCTTCAGGTCGGCCGGCGACCGGTAGAACTTCTCCTCGAGGACGCGCTGCTGGCAGTGCGCGAAGCCCGAGGAGACCAGGAGGAAGGCCTTGAGCTGCTTGCAGTCGCGGGCCAGCTCGAGCATGCGCCGCGTGCCCAGGACGTTGGTCTGCAGGGCGAGGCTGACCTGCTCGTCGAGGCGCGTCGCCGCGCCGTTGTGGAAGATGACGTTCGCGTTCTCGCTGAGGCTGCGGTAGTCCTCCTCGCTCAGGCCCAGTCCGTCCTGCGCCAGGTCGCCCCGGAGCAGGCTCAGCTTGGACCTGAAGTCGGGCCGGCTCTTGCGGAGCAGGTCGAACACCTGCGCATCGATCGTCGTTACTTATAGAGGCTTATCGCGCGTAAAGCAGTCTGGCGCGTAAGGGGCTCGGCGGCGGACTCACGCTGTCGTCGCAGAGCTCGTCGCACTTGGCCTGGAACTCCTCGGCCTTCTTCGTCCTGACGAGCACGTAGATCCTCTCGAGGTCCGGGCAGTCGCGCAGCAGCTTCTCCAGCAGGCACTTGCCCACGAGGTCGCTCGCCCCGGTCACGAAGAGCTGCAGGCCGGCGTAGAACTTGGCCAGCTCGCTCTCGCCCTTCTTCTCGGCGACGGCCTCCGTGTCGTCCCTCATCCGCTGGTAGATCGCGTCCACCACCGACATGCTCTCGGCTGCGCGTGCACCGGGACTGAGGCAAGCAAAAGAGGCGGCCGAGGGCGAGCAGCGAGGTGCTCGAGGCGGGAAACGCGACTGAGAAATTTCGGGGGATTCGACTAGCATTTATACgcgcagctcgctcgctcgaggcgcctcgctcgcgcgagatgcGACTACTGCCTCCGCTGACTCGAGCGATGCAAATTTCCGCGTGCGAGATTCGGCTAAAGCGCAGTATtctcggaaagctctcatttAGTTTCCGGCAAAAAGAaacggagaagaa
Coding sequences within it:
- the LOC100117218 gene encoding fatty acyl-CoA reductase 1 isoform X2, with the translated sequence MLVESPEISQSRFPPRAPRCSPSAASFACLSPGARAAESMSVVDAIYQRMRDDTEAVAEKKGESELAKFYAGLQLFVTGASDLVGKCLLEKLLRDCPDLERIYVLVRTKKAEEFQAKCDELCDDSVFDLLRKSRPDFRSKLSLLRGDLAQDGLGLSEEDYRSLSENANVIFHNGAATRLDEQVSLALQTNVLGTRRMLELARDCKQLKAFLLVSSGFAHCQQRVLEEKFYRSPADLKTVADMLEADAAPSGLTKDALEMLLGEWPNIFAYSKATAEELVRQHAARSPFACCVFRPSAVVSSHKEPQPGFVDGKNGPARFFLKIAMGAVHVIYSVDYPIDLVPADLSVNAMLVCAWDAVDRWQVEPGAFVYNFGTSQERPITMRQIKEKIMDDPGALVSAKSRRRPYVLFATNFLLYLAMRLLLDYVPALVADLLAVLHGNAPDSWALLRESMGDMCRLHRFSSGNWRIRMPEMLKACERLNPRDRELFPCDVRRLDWDDYFLTFWRGIRVNVLKESYELGEPGGKWPCKCPCKCVCYGLGLVLALLAYYLISGLLF